caattatttaattcaaaagaaatcaaataaaatatgtttataCTAGATTGTACAATGGAAAATGTTTTAAGCATTAAAACGCCTTGAAAAACAATTACCCGTATATCAaaaactacatacatatattcaataCCAAGTTTTATCATTAAAGCCAGATTCCTCTCATTCTTTTGGCCCTACTTCTACCAGACCCCTTGGATTTTCAATCTTTGCCTCCTGTTGTGACCCAACGATTACCACACTTTGGCACTTCTCTGGGGGCCCATAAACACCTTTGCCGCTGTGATATGTCCatgtgtttgtatgtgtggAGCTCTATGTGTATCCAAGATGGCCGACGCCTTGCGCAAGATGGCCAAGAATTTGCCGTTTTGTCGATGCCATTGCCAAACTATGCAAACTATGGCAGCTATCGTAAAAGTTCAAATCCCACTACCTTCTCTTCCTCTCCAGCTATACCCCCACTAGTTCACCCTGCTGTACCTCCTTCCCTTCTGTATGCCCTCCCTCGTCTGGCGCTTTACGCTTTCAGCTGTCGAAGCGGTCGCAATAAAACTGAAGAATTTATAGACTTGCGATCCATTTTGGTGCGCAATAATGGCGCCAAATGTACAAAAATTGAGAAAataacaacaccaacaaaaaagcaagAAAAGCCAAGATAAATCTAAagaagaaaagagagagagagagagagatatacaaaaaaaaagtatgcaACTTTGTATAGGAAGCAGTGTTTTTGGGGGAGCACAAGCACTCTCAATCGAtcggcaaacggcaaacggcaaTCGACAATCTGATCCTCACACAAAAGCCATTTCCACTTTGGGGTCCGGTTTTTCTCTTGTTTAGCTTTTAGTTTAATAGCCGGTACTTAAGAATGCGTTGACGCTGACTCACTCCCAACAAATCCGTGCTGATCGGATCGGAAGGGGCCGCGACACAGgaaacagatacaaatacagatacagatacagattgTACATAGAACATCTGATGCGATATACGCTGAAAATGGGGGAATTTACTTGCCTCTCATCGATTCCGCAACGTTAGCAGTAATTAATCTTTTGGTTTAAGCGCTCTCTGGCCAAATTGGAAGGAAGCAGCCCCCATTGCTGATTATGTGAAAAGTGCCCAACGTTCACCCGATCCGAACTTCGATCTTCCAGTATTCCTTCGATCGCATCCATTGGATTGGTTGGCAtctgtttcgtttcatttgacGCTCATTGTCGTCATTGGTTCTGTGTGCTTCTCCCTGTCGTTCGCTTTTCTCTTTGTTCTTCTTCCTGGCCTTTTGTAGCTCCCCCCTCTCCTTTTCCCGTCTTGTGGGGGTATTTTTTATGGGTCTTGGTCTCTGGCCTTCGAGGGCAGCGCACCTGTGGGGCCTAAAAATATCCGTTGATCCGAGTTGAGGGTGAAATATGCCCCGGCCAGCATTGAAATGTCATGATGATTGGTGGAACTGATTCCAAAAACTTGACAGTTGAATGCTGAAACTTTGGGTTATAAAGATATTTCGCTGATCACTGTGGAATTTTCAAGCATAAAAAGCTTCACTTGAAGATCTGTAATTCTGCGATCAGAATATCAATGAAAGTTATCTTCAAACTACATTTATGTGGGAATAGTCTCCCAACCAGATCGATGCCTGTTCCTGAAAAGATTCCTATTTATAAATGAGTATTGCTTTCAGGCACCTTGAACCCCCATGAACAACAAGatcatatacgagtatatgtatgtacatacacatgtacataggTCTCTCCCCTGACAGCTAATCATCACGCGATCATtagtgaaaagaaaaacaagatcGGTTACCCAGACCACATATGTATCATGTTCGAGTGGATGTTTCATCGTCAACGGGAGGGGaaaggagaaaaaacaaataaatttaaatttctctATGGTTTAATCGACGGCGACATCCTGACGCAGCAGTCGCCTAATTATCCACACCATAAATTGACGACGAACCAATTGACGACAAATATTTTGACATGGCGCCGCCTGGACGTTTCTCCCCCTCCTCTTGCAATGGCTGGGACGGGGACATCATCACGGCTAATGTGTGGTCGGCACTTGAGAAGCAGTCGGTAGCCCGGACTCTAGGAAATATGTAACCGAAAACCCAAAACTGCAAACATAGCAACATTTTGAGAGGAAggaaaacccacacacacatgtctgTCAGTCGAATGTCAGTATAATTCAGAAACACACATCGTTGAGGCAacatataaatcaaaattccagTATGAATCGCTTGACGAACTCCACTTTCCTGAAGATGAGCGATGCCCTGATGTCCACCCGAAGGACCAAGTCCAAGAAGGGCAACCAGAAGGACTGTTGCCAGGACTCCAACCAGAAGAAGCCCTGCTGCCCGAAGCAGAAGGACAGCTGCCCAAAGCAAGATTGTTGCCCCAAACAGGATTGTTGTCCGAAGCAAGATTGCTGCCAGGATCAGTGCAAGAAGGATTCCTGCCAGAATGACTGCTGCGAGGATTCCTGTCAAAAGCAGAATTGCTGCGATCAGGATCCGTGCAACAAAAAAGGAGGCAAGGGCGGCAAGAAGGGCTGGTTTGGATAGAAATACCTGTACCTGAGCCCCAGAACAGAAGTACGATTCAATTACTTTTAGACAAAATAGAATagcaatacaatacaaaagaATAAACAGATTTTAATAGAAATCCAAaacatctgcatctgtatatAGTACTTAATCCCGCAAAATATATAGTGTAGAACAATTGCTAACCCACCAATCTTCAAAAGGATTTTTGATAACcccatttttatgatttcaAACGTCACACCAACAATATGAGGCCGCAGAATCGTAaaggaaaatcaaataatctCATCAACTAAAATTAGCCGCTTCAATCTGTTTACATTGGGAAAGCAAGTAAtaattacccaaaaaaaaaaaaatcgagaGTTTCTCATATAAGTATTACAACGATCAATCGCATTGGGAAATCCAAGGCAAAGAAAATTAGAAAATCAGGCGGTAGCAGAACAAATTTTCTATTCCATTCCCAACTCTTGTGCTGACAAGTGCGACGCGACCCGTGCCCGTGATGGAAGgggaattttattttatcagTTGTTTACATTAGGCCTAggagaaaaaaccaaaaatacaGATCTTACACGGCCAGAGCCATACGGCTGCAACCTGCCCTGCGACGAAACGTAGGAGGGGGAGccagaggcaacagcagcagcagcagcagcaggaaacaaAAGTCAGTGCCAGTGCAATTGAATTGCCATAAAATCGGAGGAAGAGCAGGAGAAACGAGTGCAGGAGATGGGGTATATGGACCATCCCAGCATTCAAAAGCATCCTCTGACCCACCCACCTTCAAGCGGGAAATTTATGGATTCCCCGGTGTCTGAACTTTTGTCGTGAATTTGGGAACCAGATGATCTCGCATTGAGAGCTGAGAAATCGCAGTCGTACGCGGGGGCTCTTTTAAGCACCTGCTAGATGATACAATGCAGTTTTTCCCCAGAATAATGCAACaatcataataatattttCCCCAAATTAGGTTCTGTATTTCTCAATATTGTTCACTTTAAATTTTGATGATTCTCCGCTACGACTTGGGTACGGCCTCTGGGTCTCTCATATGGTAGGTCGGCGGAGAGTTagagacatacatacatcgtAAACTGCCCATGGAAATTCTTTTTTATCACTTGTCTATGTAGTGCCTCCTCCCTGCCGTTTTTGGGCTATTT
The sequence above is a segment of the Drosophila pseudoobscura strain MV-25-SWS-2005 chromosome X, UCI_Dpse_MV25, whole genome shotgun sequence genome. Coding sequences within it:
- the LOC6900936 gene encoding keratin-associated protein 5-3-like; its protein translation is MNRLTNSTFLKMSDALMSTRRTKSKKGNQKDCCQDSNQKKPCCPKQKDSCPKQDCCPKQDCCPKQDCCQDQCKKDSCQNDCCEDSCQKQNCCDQDPCNKKGGKGGKKGWFG